The Alkalibacter saccharofermentans DSM 14828 genome has a window encoding:
- a CDS encoding ABC transporter permease: MKKILAIVGRDVKNGTRDWLIIYLTIAPILFAFIIRTLIPSVSSSGLNVVLMEGADNALTEHLSIYANVEHASDMDKMEERILRMDDVFGVIPNSNGIEILKQGNETGNMDIVLTSILDKYAQTDLPDAPVIVEFSDVGWEMSPLKQQGGNIIIIFTAILGGMLILLNLVEEKMSNTISAINVTSATRLEFVVGKGLLGFILPIVGSICVVLILGFESINYPMLIVSLIGIALISIIIGFSIGVVNDEPIAAIASMKITFIPVLASVFGYMYLPDRWQFVLYWSPFYWAYDSINDILMQDAIWTQIARNSAIILVITAAVFALLKKRIEQGLN, from the coding sequence ATGAAAAAGATACTAGCAATAGTTGGAAGAGATGTGAAAAACGGCACCAGGGATTGGCTGATTATATATCTCACCATAGCTCCAATACTTTTCGCCTTTATCATCAGGACTTTGATACCAAGCGTAAGCTCATCGGGCCTCAATGTAGTCTTAATGGAAGGCGCAGACAATGCATTGACAGAACATCTGTCAATCTACGCCAATGTTGAACACGCATCAGACATGGATAAAATGGAAGAGCGAATACTTAGGATGGACGATGTGTTTGGTGTTATCCCAAACAGCAACGGAATAGAAATCCTAAAACAAGGCAATGAAACAGGTAACATGGATATCGTGTTAACTAGCATTTTGGACAAATACGCTCAGACCGACCTTCCCGATGCACCAGTTATCGTTGAATTTTCTGATGTAGGATGGGAAATGTCTCCATTGAAGCAGCAAGGTGGCAACATAATAATAATATTTACCGCCATTCTTGGCGGGATGCTTATTTTATTAAATCTTGTTGAAGAAAAAATGAGCAACACCATAAGCGCAATCAACGTCACCTCTGCAACTAGGCTCGAATTTGTCGTTGGCAAAGGATTGCTTGGCTTTATCCTACCGATAGTGGGTTCTATTTGTGTAGTCCTGATTTTGGGATTTGAGTCAATCAACTATCCCATGCTTATTGTGAGCCTTATAGGGATAGCTTTGATAAGCATAATCATAGGCTTCAGTATCGGGGTGGTCAACGATGAACCCATTGCAGCAATTGCCAGCATGAAAATAACTTTTATTCCTGTATTGGCTTCTGTATTCGGGTATATGTATCTCCCGGACAGGTGGCAATTCGTGCTGTACTGGTCGCCTTTTTACTGGGCTTATGACAGCATCAACGATATCTTGATGCAGGATGCAATTTGGACTCAAATAGCGAGAAACAGCGCAATCATACTTGTCATAACTGCGGCAGTATTTGCTCTTCTAAAAAAACGCATCGAACAGGGATTAAATTAA
- a CDS encoding sucrose-specific PTS transporter subunit IIBC: MDYRKAAEEILKNIGGKDNIESVTHCATRLRMVLKDEGKADAKAIEKLDLVEGSFSNAGQFQIILGQGKVNKVYKELSEIAGIKESSTSDVKKAAMKNLNPLQRFARILSNIFVPIIPAIVASGLLMGLLGMSATFGWIEGDSGLFVLLDMFSNAAFVFLPVLIAFSAAREFGANPFLAAALGGIMIHPALQNAWTLGGGVENTISLFGFEVGMVGYQGTVLPVMIAVWIMSYIEKFFRKIVPNILDIILTPFLTLMTTAFLSLIVIGPAGRFLGDIISYGLQGVYSTAGFLAGLVFGGLYSTIVITGIHHSFHAIEAGLLANPSIGVNFLLPIWAMANVAQGGAATAVYFKTKNQKIKQVALPAATSCLLGITEAAIFGVNLRLRKPFVAAALGGALGGAYVVFMNVAMTAVGVTGIPGIAIVQQQSMIHYIIGILLAFGGAFAFVNVLGFEDEPEEIEDFVDSDETEEIVLTESEVVISAPVDGRLLKIEEVPDKTFADKILGDGFAIEPSNGKVFSPVDGKILMAFETGHALAVGSENGGEILVHFGIDTVKLNGEGFKLLVKKGDVVKKGDPVLEVDLEAINKNAPSSITPVVITNSKDFDITLIKEGGMIKVGEDIIKLTAREAKNE; encoded by the coding sequence GGATGGTTTTAAAAGACGAAGGGAAGGCAGATGCCAAGGCAATTGAGAAGCTAGATTTGGTAGAGGGATCATTCAGCAATGCGGGTCAGTTTCAGATTATCCTGGGGCAAGGAAAGGTAAATAAGGTATACAAGGAATTAAGCGAGATAGCCGGTATCAAGGAATCGAGCACTTCCGATGTAAAAAAGGCAGCAATGAAGAACTTAAATCCCTTGCAAAGATTTGCAAGGATACTATCCAATATATTCGTACCGATCATACCTGCGATAGTGGCCAGCGGACTTTTGATGGGTTTGCTGGGAATGAGCGCCACATTCGGATGGATAGAAGGAGATAGCGGACTATTTGTTCTACTGGACATGTTTTCAAATGCGGCATTTGTTTTCTTGCCTGTTCTAATAGCCTTCAGTGCAGCCAGGGAATTTGGAGCGAATCCTTTTTTAGCGGCAGCCTTGGGCGGCATTATGATACATCCGGCTCTCCAAAATGCATGGACCCTGGGTGGAGGCGTGGAAAACACCATAAGCCTTTTCGGTTTTGAAGTTGGCATGGTAGGGTATCAGGGAACAGTTTTGCCTGTAATGATAGCTGTATGGATAATGAGCTATATCGAAAAGTTCTTTAGAAAAATAGTACCCAATATTTTAGATATCATACTGACTCCATTTTTGACACTTATGACTACTGCGTTCTTGTCGTTGATAGTAATAGGGCCTGCGGGCAGATTCCTAGGAGATATCATTTCCTACGGATTACAAGGTGTCTATTCGACAGCAGGATTTTTAGCAGGGCTTGTTTTTGGGGGATTGTACTCAACAATTGTAATTACAGGGATTCATCACAGTTTTCACGCAATTGAGGCAGGGCTGTTGGCAAATCCATCAATCGGAGTAAACTTCCTCCTTCCCATTTGGGCAATGGCAAATGTGGCTCAGGGTGGAGCAGCTACAGCAGTTTACTTTAAAACAAAGAATCAAAAGATTAAGCAAGTCGCTTTGCCGGCGGCGACAAGCTGCTTGCTGGGGATTACAGAGGCTGCAATTTTTGGTGTGAACCTTAGGCTTAGAAAGCCATTTGTAGCGGCAGCTCTCGGTGGCGCGTTGGGCGGAGCATACGTAGTATTTATGAACGTTGCTATGACTGCTGTGGGGGTTACGGGTATACCAGGCATTGCAATAGTGCAGCAGCAGTCTATGATTCACTACATAATTGGTATTCTGTTGGCATTTGGTGGAGCCTTTGCGTTTGTAAACGTGCTTGGCTTTGAAGATGAGCCGGAAGAGATTGAGGACTTTGTTGATTCAGATGAAACGGAAGAGATCGTCTTAACTGAATCAGAAGTTGTTATTAGCGCACCTGTTGACGGCAGACTCCTTAAGATTGAAGAAGTTCCAGACAAAACTTTTGCCGACAAGATCCTAGGAGACGGCTTTGCTATAGAACCATCAAACGGAAAGGTTTTTTCCCCGGTAGACGGTAAGATTTTAATGGCATTTGAAACAGGTCACGCACTTGCTGTAGGAAGTGAAAATGGTGGCGAGATACTGGTGCATTTTGGAATAGATACTGTAAAGCTAAACGGCGAAGGGTTCAAGCTGCTGGTCAAAAAAGGAGATGTAGTTAAAAAAGGAGATCCAGTCCTTGAAGTTGATTTGGAGGCTATAAATAAAAATGCACCATCTTCCATCACTCCTGTAGTAATAACCAACAGCAAAGATTTTGATATTACACTCATTAAAGAAGGTGGCATGATAAAGGTTGGTGAGGACATAATTAAACTAACAGCAAGGGAGGCAAAAAATGAGTAA
- a CDS encoding glycoside hydrolase family 32 protein: MSKDRYRQRYHLSPPYGFMNDPNGVSFYKGIYHVFYQWNTNFPGEKQIHWGHFSSDDMINWKHGKAVLAPVDWYDKNGCYSGSAIKYNDKLYAFYTGNVKDEKNIRSAYQCLAISADGFEFEKYDKNPLIDGAPKGYTPHYRDPKVWLDENGKGFMVIGAQRENRTGTVVLYTSTNMLDWKFKGEISDKKLGFMWECPDLFKLDGHDVLIFCPQGLEPEGDLYNNRYQCGYMVGNMDLENGKFDSGDFVELDRGFEFYAPQTVSLPDGRKILYAWMGMPEEEDHPSVEDNWVHCMTMPRELDISRGKLIQKPVGEIERLKENKVESGPMEIREGHIKIPEFAGESVNIKMLLKNKGAKEFGVYLKASNDLQENTMIKVNSDTNKIELNREKSGLWGSGIRRAQLKSADSVELDIYLDKSSVEVFVNGGEEVFTARIFPSREGICFGVFANGGAVEMVKGEKSDMKKSINF; the protein is encoded by the coding sequence ATGAGTAAAGACAGATACAGGCAAAGATATCATTTAAGCCCTCCGTATGGCTTTATGAACGATCCAAACGGGGTTTCCTTCTATAAGGGTATCTACCATGTGTTTTATCAGTGGAACACGAATTTTCCTGGGGAAAAACAAATCCACTGGGGTCATTTCTCAAGTGATGACATGATTAATTGGAAGCATGGCAAGGCAGTGCTTGCGCCGGTGGACTGGTATGACAAAAACGGATGCTATTCCGGTTCGGCTATTAAATATAATGACAAGCTTTATGCTTTTTATACCGGAAACGTAAAGGATGAAAAGAACATTAGAAGTGCATACCAGTGTCTGGCGATATCAGCCGATGGATTTGAATTTGAAAAGTACGATAAAAATCCATTAATTGACGGTGCCCCAAAGGGCTATACTCCCCACTACAGGGATCCTAAAGTGTGGTTGGATGAGAACGGAAAGGGGTTTATGGTCATCGGCGCTCAGAGAGAAAATCGTACTGGGACAGTTGTTCTATATACCTCAACCAACATGCTTGACTGGAAATTCAAAGGGGAAATATCGGATAAAAAATTGGGGTTCATGTGGGAATGTCCGGACCTGTTTAAACTTGATGGTCATGATGTGCTGATATTTTGTCCCCAGGGCCTTGAGCCTGAGGGAGATCTTTATAACAACAGGTATCAATGTGGTTATATGGTTGGGAACATGGATTTGGAAAACGGAAAATTCGACTCCGGTGATTTTGTCGAATTGGATAGAGGGTTTGAATTCTACGCACCCCAGACAGTATCCCTGCCTGATGGCAGGAAAATCCTTTATGCTTGGATGGGGATGCCGGAAGAAGAAGATCATCCCAGCGTAGAAGACAACTGGGTTCATTGCATGACCATGCCCAGAGAGCTGGATATCTCCCGAGGAAAGCTGATTCAAAAGCCTGTGGGAGAGATAGAGCGTCTTAAGGAAAACAAGGTTGAGTCAGGCCCTATGGAAATTAGGGAGGGCCATATAAAGATCCCTGAATTCGCCGGAGAAAGCGTGAATATTAAAATGCTGCTAAAAAATAAAGGAGCAAAAGAATTTGGGGTTTATTTGAAGGCCTCTAATGATTTGCAGGAAAACACCATGATCAAGGTCAATTCTGACACGAACAAAATAGAGCTAAACAGAGAGAAAAGCGGTCTTTGGGGCAGTGGAATAAGAAGAGCTCAGTTAAAGTCAGCAGACTCTGTTGAACTGGATATCTATCTGGACAAGTCTTCAGTTGAAGTATTCGTAAACGGAGGAGAAGAAGTTTTTACTGCCAGGATATTTCCAAGTAGAGAAGGAATATGTTTTGGAGTATTTGCAAATGGTGGAGCTGTTGAAATGGTAAAAGGTGAAAAAAGTGATATGAAAAAATCCATAAACTTTTAG
- a CDS encoding DMT family transporter, whose protein sequence is MNIKRFFTKKQNIILIAVLCTFLWGSAYPGIKIGYEMFSIPTEDLYGKMAFAGYRFTLSGILVLILNFMLFRSIKLPSKSDVPKVFLLGVLLTGIHYTLFYIGLSNTTGVNGAILNSTGAFFSVILAHYIYSQDKLTLSKTLGCIIGFAGVAIVSLSGGTINIDINFFGDGFIVLAAFVSSVGFIYSKSLSKRINTVALTGFQLLFGGGMLILISVLNGARLSGFTLQSTLLLIYMAFLTAAAFTLWTTLFKYNKVGQISVYKFLIPVFGTVLSGLFLGEQFLSFKNLIALSLVSMGIYLVNSPAAAVFLKDLRKQHQN, encoded by the coding sequence ATGAATATAAAAAGATTCTTTACGAAAAAACAAAACATAATTCTTATCGCTGTGCTTTGCACTTTTCTTTGGGGAAGCGCCTACCCTGGTATAAAAATCGGATACGAGATGTTTTCCATCCCCACGGAAGACTTGTACGGAAAAATGGCCTTTGCCGGTTACAGATTCACGCTTTCAGGAATTTTGGTCTTGATTCTCAACTTTATGCTGTTTAGGTCAATCAAGCTTCCATCAAAGTCCGACGTACCGAAAGTTTTTCTACTGGGTGTTTTGCTTACCGGCATTCACTATACTCTTTTTTACATCGGTCTAAGCAATACTACTGGAGTAAACGGCGCAATACTCAATTCTACCGGCGCTTTTTTCTCGGTAATCTTAGCCCATTATATTTACTCGCAAGACAAGCTGACCTTATCAAAAACCTTGGGCTGCATCATTGGTTTTGCAGGGGTCGCCATAGTCAGCCTCAGCGGCGGCACCATCAATATTGATATAAATTTTTTTGGGGATGGTTTTATAGTTCTCGCTGCTTTTGTAAGTTCAGTTGGCTTTATTTACAGCAAGAGTTTAAGCAAAAGAATAAATACCGTAGCCCTAACAGGTTTTCAGCTTTTATTTGGCGGAGGAATGTTGATTTTAATTTCAGTCCTTAACGGGGCTCGATTATCAGGCTTTACGCTGCAATCGACACTACTTTTGATTTACATGGCTTTTTTGACTGCTGCCGCCTTTACCCTGTGGACGACACTTTTTAAATACAACAAGGTTGGGCAGATAAGCGTATATAAGTTCCTTATTCCCGTTTTTGGCACGGTATTATCAGGACTTTTTTTGGGAGAGCAGTTTTTAAGTTTCAAAAATCTAATTGCCCTATCCCTGGTCAGTATGGGAATCTACTTAGTAAATAGTCCTGCAGCTGCCGTATTCCTTAAAGATTTGCGAAAACAGCACCAAAATTAG